GGTCGGCATGGTCGGCGACGGCATCAACGACGCCCCCGCCTTGGCCGCCGCCCATGTGGGCTTCGCCATCGGCACCGGCACCCATATCGCCATGGATTGCGCCGCCATCACCCTGGTCGGCGGCGACATCGCCAAGGTGGCCGAGATGATCGCGCTGTCGCGGCGGACCATGACCGTCATCCGCCAGAATCTGGTGTGGGCCATGGGCTACAACACCGTCGCCATCCCCGGCGCCGCCCTGGGACGATTGAATCCCATGGTCGCCTCCACCGCCATGGCGCTGTCGTCGGTATCGGTGGTGGCCAATTCGCTGCGGCTGCAAAAGGATGGCCGCTGATGGATGGGCAGTTGGATTACGGCCTCGCCTTCGTCGCCGGCCTGCTGGGCAGCGGTCATTGCGTCGGCATGTGCGGGTCGCTGGTCTCGGCCTTTTTCGTCCGTTTGGGCGATGCCGGCAAGGGCTGGCGACCGGTGGTCGCCTATCACGGCACCCGCATCTTCATCTACACCCTGGTCGGGCTGATCGCCGCCCTGTTAGGGCTGGCCCTGGTGTCCACCGGCATCATCGGCAAGGCCCAGGCGGTGTTGCAGATCCTGGCCGGCATCGTCGTCATTGCTCTCGGGCTCGATATCCTGGGCTGGCTGCCGGTGCGGCTGCCGGCCATCGGTCTGCCCGCCGCCACCGCCCGGCGGATTTTCACCAGTGCCGGCGGGCGCGGACCCGTATGGGGGGCGATGACCGGCGGGGTGATGAACGGGCTGATGCCCTGCGCCCTGACCCTGGCCATGGCGGTCAAGGCCAGTGCCGCCCCCGATCCTTTGGCCGGGGCCGGGTTGTTGCTGGCCTTCGGCCTCGGCACCTTGCCGTCGATGGTTTTCGTCAGTGTGGTTTTCGGCCGTCTCGGCGCCCGCTTGCGCGGGCTACTGCTGAAGGCGGCTGCTTTAGTGGTCATCGCCATGGGCGTGGCCACCATCTTGCAGGGCGCACGCTTTTTTCAGGTGATGCTGCTTCTGCCCAATTGGTGAGAGAGGGGAAATAAAATGAATCGTCGTCATTTCCTGTTGGCCGGCTCTGCCGTTGCCGCCGCTGCCGCCACCATCGCCCCGGCCCAGGCCGCCGAGGGCGACGGCACGCCCATGCAGTTCATGCCGAAAAAGGCCAAGGATGCCAAGCCCTTGGACAACGAATTCGACAAGTACCCGAAGTGTCCCTATTGCGGCATGGACCGCAAGCAATACCATTACAGCCGCCATCTCATTCATTATTCCGATGATCTGGTCGACGGCACCTGTTCCATCCACTGCGCCGCCATTTCCCTGTCCCTGAACCTGGACCGGGTGCCCAAGGTCATCTATGCCCCCGATAACGGTTCGGGCGCCGAGATCAAGCCGCTGACCAACGCCGAAACCGCTTTCTACGTCATCGGCGGCGATCACAAGCCGGTGATGAGCAAGATGCCGAAGACCGCTTTCGCCTCCAAGATCGCGGCTGAAGCGGCCAAGGGCGCGGGCGAGATCGTCGATTTCGATCGTGCCTTGATGCTGAGCTATATGAGCATGGCCGAGGACACCAAGATGATCCGGATGCGGCGCGAGGAAAAGCGCAAGGCCGCCGCCGCTGCTCCCGCCGGTCATGACGGCATGAAGCACTGATCATGATCCGCCGCCGCCTCGCCCTGGCCCTTGCCCTATCGGTGTTGTTCCTGCCCACGGCCTGGGCGGGCGAGGTGGTGGTGCCACCGCCCAAACCGGATTCCGTCTGTCCGGTGTGCGGCATGTTCGTGGCCAAATACCCGGAATGGATCGCCACTGTGGTCTATGCCGACGGCCACGCCCATTATTTCGACGGCGCCAAGGACATGTTCAAGTTCCTGGCCGATCCCAAACGCTATGTCCCCGGCCACAAGCCGGAAGACGTGCGCATGGTGGCGGTGACCGATTATTACACGGTCGAGCCCATGGCGGCCCGCGCCGCCTGGTATGTGATCGGCTCGGATATCCTGGGGCCGATGGGACACGAATTGGTGCCGCTGGCCAGCGAGGCCGAAGCCAAGGATTTTCTGCGCGACCATCAGGGCAAGACCATCCTGCGTTTCGAACAGGTCACCCCCGGCCTGCTGGACAAACTTGATCGCGGTCAGGTGAAATGAATGCCCTGGCCGCCATCCCCATGAATTCACGCGTCCGGGCCTTGCCCTGCGGCGATGGAATGGCGCCGTTTTCGCGGCTGTGGCGTCCTGGTTTGCTGGCGTCGTCGGCAATCCTGGTCGATGACGGCCAAGTGGCGGAAATGAAGCGGGCGGTGGCCGTTCTCGATGATCATCTGCGCCGTGCTGCCCCGGGCATCGCCGATCCCGGACTCCTGGGGTTCGATTTTCATCTGAGCGCGGACGGACCGCGATTGATCGAGGTCAACACCAATCCCGGCGGGTTGCTGCTGGTGCTGGCGCATCAACGCGCTTGTGCCGGCCTGTGGCCGCATGCGCCGGCCCAGGACATGGCGCTCGATCAGGTGGAAATGGCGGTGGCCAAGGCCTTCGCCGGTGCCGCCGCCAAGGTCGCCATCGTCGATGACGTCCCCGCTGATCAATTTCTGTATCCGGAATTCCTGCTGTATCGTCAGTTATTCGCCCGCCTGGGCCTGGGCGGCGACGTGATCGACGCCCGCCATTGGCAAGGCGGCTTTGACGGCGCTTATAACCGCCTGACCGATTTCGCTCTGAGCGATCCGTCCCACGCCGCCTTGGCCCAAGATCGCGCGGGTGGGCGGGTGGTGCTGGTGCCGGACATTTCCGCCCATGCCGCCTATGCCGACAAGCGGCATCTGGTGACGTTGTCGCGGCAGCCGGCCTGCGCGGCCTGGGTACCGCCGACCCGCATGGGCGACGAGGACTGGCAATCGACCTGGGCCGAGCGCCGTCATCTGTTCTTCAAGCCGACCTTGGGGTATGGCGGCAAGGGCGCCTATCGCGGTGACAAGATCAGCCGCGCCACCTGGGAGGGGCTGGACCCGGCCCGGATGGTGGTGCAGCAACTGGTGCCGCCGCCGGTGGTCGATAGCGGCTTCAAGGTCGATATCCGCGCTTATGCCGTGCGCGGACAGGTCTTGGCCTTCGGCGCCCGGCTGTATCGCGGCCAGATGACAAATTTCCGCTCCGATGGCGGTGGATTGGCCTCGGTGTTTTGCCATCATGCAGGCTGAAACCCGATCCCTGCCGCCGCTGAGCCGGGCGGTTTGCCACGGCGGCGGTGGTTCGTTTCTGGGATCGCTGCTCTGGCATGCCCTGGTGGTGCTGGCGCTGTTGCACTTG
This is a stretch of genomic DNA from Magnetospirillum gryphiswaldense MSR-1 v2. It encodes these proteins:
- a CDS encoding sulfite exporter TauE/SafE family protein, which codes for MDGQLDYGLAFVAGLLGSGHCVGMCGSLVSAFFVRLGDAGKGWRPVVAYHGTRIFIYTLVGLIAALLGLALVSTGIIGKAQAVLQILAGIVVIALGLDILGWLPVRLPAIGLPAATARRIFTSAGGRGPVWGAMTGGVMNGLMPCALTLAMAVKASAAPDPLAGAGLLLAFGLGTLPSMVFVSVVFGRLGARLRGLLLKAAALVVIAMGVATILQGARFFQVMLLLPNW
- a CDS encoding nitrous oxide reductase accessory protein NosL, whose product is MNRRHFLLAGSAVAAAAATIAPAQAAEGDGTPMQFMPKKAKDAKPLDNEFDKYPKCPYCGMDRKQYHYSRHLIHYSDDLVDGTCSIHCAAISLSLNLDRVPKVIYAPDNGSGAEIKPLTNAETAFYVIGGDHKPVMSKMPKTAFASKIAAEAAKGAGEIVDFDRALMLSYMSMAEDTKMIRMRREEKRKAAAAAPAGHDGMKH
- a CDS encoding nitrous oxide reductase accessory protein NosL, which translates into the protein MIRRRLALALALSVLFLPTAWAGEVVVPPPKPDSVCPVCGMFVAKYPEWIATVVYADGHAHYFDGAKDMFKFLADPKRYVPGHKPEDVRMVAVTDYYTVEPMAARAAWYVIGSDILGPMGHELVPLASEAEAKDFLRDHQGKTILRFEQVTPGLLDKLDRGQVK